The following proteins come from a genomic window of Edaphobacter sp. 4G125:
- a CDS encoding sodium:solute symporter family protein gives MAISCAFPLLFLSRQLTALAPIDIAVLALYFVVVIFIGFYVKGSTNTSEEFFLAGREMSAWIAGLSFVSANLGSLELMGWAGAAYQYGILATHWYWIGAIPAMLFLGIVMMPFYYISKTHSVPGYLQLRFGEGARGVSAVSFALMTVLMSGVNMYSMALVMKVVLGWNISFSIWVGAITVAVYVMLGGLRSAIINEVLQFVLIWAGAALIPILGLIEAGGWQNLKAQIAANVGSNDYTHLWSTLGHFRDNPMGVHWTGIVFGLGFVISFGYWTTDFLVVQRVLSANNLRSAKMAPIIGAAFKMAVPLIVIVPGLLALTVLKNPDGSIMHLVGEDIAAATGQHSYNEVLPLMLIRYCGPGLLGLGITALVAGFMSGMAGNVSAFSTVWTYDLYGAYMKKNASDRHYVAMGRWSTIVGMLVSIGTAYLVAHAASIMDYVQALFSFFIAPLFGTVVLGMLWKRATRAGGFWGLLSGTVASIGMWIWVQRDGGALRYIALSDDAKPMAENLYRALWSFLICVIVTYGVSMATKPIPDAQLAGLVYGATELPDDGATSLWQKPIFWACVVIVVFFVLNLIFW, from the coding sequence ATGGCCATCTCCTGCGCATTTCCGCTGCTTTTTCTGTCTCGCCAACTGACGGCACTCGCGCCGATCGATATTGCGGTGCTGGCGCTGTACTTCGTCGTGGTGATCTTTATTGGTTTTTACGTAAAGGGATCGACGAACACCAGCGAAGAGTTTTTTCTTGCGGGCCGGGAGATGTCGGCCTGGATTGCCGGGCTGAGTTTTGTCTCGGCCAACCTTGGCTCGCTGGAGCTGATGGGGTGGGCAGGCGCAGCCTATCAGTACGGAATCCTGGCGACGCACTGGTATTGGATTGGTGCGATTCCGGCGATGTTGTTCCTGGGCATCGTGATGATGCCGTTCTATTACATCTCGAAGACGCACTCGGTTCCGGGATATTTGCAACTGCGGTTCGGTGAGGGCGCCCGCGGGGTGAGCGCGGTTTCGTTTGCGCTGATGACGGTGTTGATGAGCGGCGTCAACATGTATTCGATGGCGCTGGTGATGAAGGTGGTATTGGGCTGGAACATCAGCTTTTCGATCTGGGTGGGAGCAATTACGGTTGCGGTGTATGTGATGCTGGGTGGACTCCGTTCGGCCATCATCAACGAGGTCCTACAATTTGTGCTGATCTGGGCTGGTGCCGCGCTGATTCCGATTTTGGGATTGATCGAAGCGGGTGGCTGGCAAAACCTGAAAGCGCAGATTGCAGCGAATGTAGGATCGAACGATTACACGCATCTGTGGAGTACGCTTGGGCACTTCCGCGATAACCCGATGGGAGTTCACTGGACAGGAATTGTCTTTGGGCTTGGATTCGTCATCAGCTTCGGTTACTGGACGACGGACTTCCTGGTTGTACAGCGCGTGCTTTCGGCTAACAATCTGCGGTCGGCGAAGATGGCTCCCATCATCGGCGCGGCGTTCAAGATGGCAGTTCCGCTGATTGTGATTGTTCCTGGCCTGCTGGCGTTGACGGTGCTGAAGAATCCTGACGGCAGCATAATGCATCTGGTGGGAGAGGATATTGCCGCAGCAACAGGACAGCACAGCTATAACGAAGTGCTACCGCTGATGCTGATTCGTTATTGCGGGCCAGGGCTGCTGGGACTGGGTATTACAGCGCTCGTGGCGGGCTTCATGAGCGGTATGGCGGGAAATGTAAGCGCATTTTCCACGGTATGGACCTACGATCTTTACGGCGCGTATATGAAGAAGAATGCGTCGGATCGTCACTATGTTGCGATGGGGCGCTGGTCAACGATTGTGGGGATGCTGGTCTCGATTGGAACGGCATACCTTGTTGCTCATGCTGCCAGCATTATGGATTATGTGCAGGCGTTGTTCAGCTTCTTTATCGCTCCGCTGTTCGGCACGGTGGTGCTGGGCATGCTTTGGAAGCGAGCGACGAGGGCAGGAGGGTTCTGGGGACTGCTCTCTGGCACAGTAGCGTCGATTGGAATGTGGATCTGGGTGCAAAGAGATGGTGGTGCGCTGCGGTATATCGCGCTTTCGGACGATGCGAAACCGATGGCGGAGAATCTGTACAGAGCGCTGTGGAGCTTTCTGATCTGCGTGATCGTCACCTATGGGGTGAGCATGGCAACGAAGCCGATTCCTGATGCGCAGCTTGCGGGACTGGTCTATGGCGCGACCGAATTGCCGGATGATGGTGCAACGTCATTGTGGCAGAAGCCGATCTTTTGGGCGTGCGTGGTGATTGTAGTGTTCTTTGTGTTGAATCTGATCTTCTGGTAG
- a CDS encoding L-fucose/L-arabinose isomerase family protein, which yields MTFGVIVGNRGFFPSHLAATGRTEMIAALERQGHRAVVTTAEQTAFGAVETYTEAKICAELFREHANEIDGIIVTLPNFGEERGIADAIRLANLQVPILIQATPDDAGKMGIAFRRDSFCGKMSICNNLRQYGIPYSLTTLHTEAPDSEQFAKDLQSFAATCRIVRGFRNLRIGAIGARPAAFNTVRYSEKLLEKSGITVDTLDLSEVMGRIQRLADSEAKVQEKLSAIKSYLPVNETPEAALLKMSKLGVVIDDWMKSNALDVTSVQCWTSMEEFFGVVPCTVMSMMSEKLLPSACEVDTMGTLSMHALSLASETPSALLDWNNNYGADPNKAVCFHCSNLPKHFFRQGVKMDFQQIIAGTVGKENTFGTLDGRVKSGAMSFVRFSTDEFEGTIKGYAGQGSFTDDPLQTFGGAGVVEIPNMQKLLHYICENGFEHHVAANFSHVADAVKEAAQKYLGWPMYLHN from the coding sequence ATGACTTTTGGCGTCATTGTAGGGAATCGTGGATTTTTTCCAAGCCACCTGGCGGCTACAGGGCGTACGGAGATGATCGCCGCACTGGAGCGGCAGGGACACCGAGCAGTTGTAACGACTGCGGAGCAGACGGCTTTTGGAGCGGTGGAGACATACACAGAGGCGAAGATCTGTGCGGAGTTGTTTCGCGAGCATGCAAACGAGATCGATGGCATTATCGTCACGCTGCCGAATTTCGGAGAGGAACGCGGCATTGCCGATGCGATCCGTTTGGCGAATTTGCAGGTGCCAATTCTGATTCAGGCGACGCCAGATGATGCAGGGAAGATGGGCATTGCATTCCGGCGTGACAGCTTCTGCGGAAAGATGTCGATCTGCAATAACCTGCGCCAGTATGGGATTCCGTATTCGCTGACAACGCTGCATACGGAGGCTCCGGACTCGGAGCAGTTTGCGAAGGATTTGCAAAGCTTTGCTGCGACCTGCCGAATTGTGCGCGGATTCAGGAATCTTCGCATCGGTGCGATTGGAGCACGGCCTGCGGCGTTCAATACGGTGCGCTACTCAGAGAAGCTGTTGGAGAAGAGCGGCATCACAGTGGATACGCTGGATTTGAGCGAGGTAATGGGGCGAATTCAACGGCTTGCGGATAGTGAAGCCAAGGTTCAGGAGAAGCTGAGTGCGATCAAGAGTTATCTGCCGGTGAACGAGACTCCTGAGGCAGCGCTGTTGAAGATGTCGAAGCTGGGGGTGGTGATCGACGACTGGATGAAGTCGAATGCGTTGGATGTGACTTCCGTGCAGTGCTGGACTTCGATGGAAGAGTTCTTTGGTGTGGTGCCGTGTACGGTGATGAGCATGATGAGCGAGAAGCTGCTGCCCAGCGCCTGCGAGGTGGATACGATGGGAACGCTCTCGATGCATGCGCTTTCGCTGGCGAGCGAGACCCCCTCGGCTCTGTTGGACTGGAACAACAACTATGGAGCGGACCCGAACAAGGCAGTCTGCTTCCATTGTTCGAACCTGCCGAAGCACTTCTTCCGTCAGGGAGTGAAGATGGATTTCCAGCAGATCATTGCGGGAACGGTTGGGAAAGAGAATACGTTCGGCACGCTGGATGGGCGAGTGAAGTCGGGGGCGATGAGCTTTGTTCGGTTCTCGACAGATGAGTTTGAAGGAACGATCAAGGGATATGCGGGACAGGGAAGCTTTACGGATGATCCTCTGCAGACCTTTGGTGGTGCAGGGGTTGTCGAGATTCCGAATATGCAGAAGCTACTGCACTATATCTGCGAGAACGGATTCGAGCATCATGTAGCCGCAAATTTCTCACACGTGGCCGATGCAGTGAAAGAAGCAGCCCAGAAGTACCTGGGATGGCCGATGTACCTGCACAATTAG
- a CDS encoding MFS transporter → MSTNSATSPSTGFTATAPDKSNVRWFVCFLLFLATTINYMDRSVFSLIEPLLHLNFMGWVPGVDAAHQTVYNINYGRILICFQIAYGVGFLFAGRLIDKLGTKTGYAIAILVWGCASMSHSIVGSVAGFCIARVFLGLGESGNFPAAIKATTEWFPSEERALATGLFNSGSNASAFIAPVLIAAVTLRWGWNAAFITTGSMGLIWCVIWLLFPYNKLRRGTTQTQENLAPVTRDKPIYSVLLRHHGFWAFCIGKGLTDPIWWFYLFYLPKFLNDNYGLDLNHVKYPLIVIYTMASVGSIAGGWLSGFRMKHGHSVNSGRKFAMLVCALCVLPIMLVPHMHDLFPNNAWPAIALFCLATAAHQGWSANLFSTPTDMFPSTSVSTVVGIGGAAGAAGGAIFTWIVSHYFSLHPLPIFAMAGFAYVTALLIFQFLVPQLGQPRTA, encoded by the coding sequence ATGTCGACGAATTCCGCTACCAGTCCCTCCACGGGCTTCACCGCAACAGCTCCGGACAAGTCCAATGTCCGTTGGTTTGTGTGCTTCCTTCTCTTTCTGGCCACAACCATCAACTACATGGACCGGTCGGTCTTCTCGCTTATCGAGCCTCTGCTTCACCTCAACTTCATGGGCTGGGTTCCCGGCGTCGATGCCGCCCACCAGACCGTTTACAACATCAACTACGGTCGCATCCTTATCTGTTTCCAGATCGCCTACGGCGTCGGCTTCCTCTTCGCCGGCCGTCTCATCGACAAACTCGGCACCAAGACCGGATACGCCATCGCCATCCTCGTCTGGGGATGCGCCTCCATGAGCCATTCCATCGTCGGCAGTGTCGCCGGCTTCTGCATAGCACGTGTCTTCCTCGGGCTTGGAGAATCCGGAAACTTCCCCGCCGCCATCAAGGCCACCACCGAGTGGTTTCCTTCCGAAGAACGCGCCCTGGCAACTGGCCTCTTCAACTCTGGCTCCAACGCCTCAGCTTTTATCGCTCCGGTCCTCATCGCCGCCGTCACTCTGCGCTGGGGATGGAACGCGGCCTTCATCACTACCGGCTCCATGGGCCTCATCTGGTGCGTTATCTGGCTGCTCTTCCCCTATAACAAACTTCGCCGCGGCACGACCCAGACCCAGGAAAATCTCGCCCCCGTCACCAGGGACAAGCCCATCTACTCTGTCCTGCTTCGTCACCATGGCTTCTGGGCCTTCTGCATCGGCAAAGGGCTCACCGACCCTATCTGGTGGTTCTATCTCTTCTATCTCCCCAAATTCCTCAACGACAACTACGGTCTCGATCTCAACCACGTCAAATATCCGCTCATCGTCATCTACACCATGGCTAGCGTCGGCTCCATCGCGGGCGGATGGCTCTCCGGCTTCCGCATGAAGCACGGACACAGCGTCAATTCAGGCCGCAAGTTCGCCATGCTTGTCTGTGCCCTCTGCGTGTTGCCTATCATGTTGGTGCCCCACATGCACGACCTCTTCCCCAACAATGCATGGCCGGCGATCGCGCTCTTCTGCCTCGCTACCGCCGCGCACCAGGGATGGTCGGCAAACCTCTTCTCGACTCCAACCGATATGTTCCCCTCCACCAGCGTTAGCACCGTGGTGGGGATTGGCGGTGCAGCAGGAGCCGCCGGAGGAGCCATCTTCACCTGGATCGTCTCTCACTACTTCTCCCTTCACCCATTGCCGATCTTCGCGATGGCAGGTTTTGCCTACGTTACTGCGTTGCTGATCTTCCAATTCCTCGTTCCTCAACTAGGCCAGCCACGCACTGCGTAA
- a CDS encoding DUF465 domain-containing protein, whose amino-acid sequence MQTAKFTELPKTAPHPSMQQLAQEHSLYDRRLDTLRSKLFLTEEEKVEEVRLKKLKLSLKDEMERLRRMML is encoded by the coding sequence ATGCAGACTGCCAAATTCACGGAGCTCCCGAAGACCGCCCCGCATCCATCCATGCAACAGCTTGCCCAGGAACACAGCTTATATGATCGTCGGCTGGACACGCTGCGATCGAAGCTGTTTCTCACCGAAGAGGAGAAGGTGGAGGAAGTTCGGCTGAAGAAGCTAAAGCTGAGCTTGAAAGATGAGATGGAGCGGTTGCGAAGAATGATGTTGTAG
- a CDS encoding alpha-L-fucosidase has product MKLLHRSIATGLLFASASLSYAQLQGSKPDETPTRHPVPSIQDTETPAQRDARMAWWREARFGMFIHWGLYSIPAGEWKGQRTPHNNGEWIMNDLSIPVADYKALAKQFNPTGFSAHDIVALAKNAGMKYIVITSKHHDGFAMFDSKADPFNIVDATPFKRDPLKELAEECRKQGVKLGFYYSQSQDWTAPGGGAAVRPGHNQDTGHWDKAQDGSFDEYLHKKAIPQIKELLENYKGYPVVVWFDTPGKAMTPERAAEIVKVLNKYPNLIWNNRLGGTYKGDTETPEQYIPAQGFPGRDWEACMTINDTWGYKSFDMNFKSSETLIRNLIDIASKGGNYLLNIGPDSKGIVPQPEVDRLHDMGKWMKVNGEAIYGTSATIFDVSTGTFSQTEKDRRGNPKFTPTWDWRSTTKGNKVYVEIFDWKGHFHVDKMPRKVTGAYLLADPAHKALKFTQNGSALDVELPAKALDPIATVLVLNTTK; this is encoded by the coding sequence GTGAAGCTCCTGCACCGTAGCATTGCCACTGGTCTTCTCTTCGCATCCGCATCCCTCAGCTATGCTCAGCTGCAGGGTTCCAAGCCTGACGAAACTCCCACTCGTCATCCCGTTCCCTCTATTCAGGACACCGAAACTCCCGCGCAGCGCGACGCACGCATGGCCTGGTGGCGTGAGGCCCGCTTCGGCATGTTCATCCACTGGGGGCTCTACTCCATCCCCGCCGGCGAGTGGAAGGGGCAGCGCACTCCGCACAATAACGGCGAGTGGATCATGAACGACCTCTCCATTCCCGTCGCTGACTATAAAGCCTTGGCTAAGCAGTTCAATCCCACCGGATTCTCCGCACACGACATCGTCGCTCTCGCCAAGAATGCCGGCATGAAGTACATCGTCATCACCTCAAAGCACCACGACGGCTTCGCCATGTTCGACTCCAAGGCCGATCCTTTCAACATCGTCGACGCAACTCCTTTCAAGCGCGATCCCCTCAAGGAGCTCGCCGAGGAATGTCGTAAGCAAGGCGTCAAGCTTGGTTTCTATTACTCGCAGTCACAGGACTGGACCGCTCCAGGTGGCGGGGCCGCAGTCCGTCCCGGCCACAATCAGGACACTGGTCATTGGGATAAAGCTCAGGACGGCTCCTTCGACGAGTATCTCCACAAGAAGGCGATCCCCCAGATCAAGGAGTTGCTTGAGAACTACAAAGGCTATCCCGTCGTCGTCTGGTTCGATACCCCCGGCAAAGCAATGACGCCAGAGCGCGCCGCCGAAATCGTTAAGGTGCTCAACAAATACCCCAACCTCATCTGGAACAACCGTCTCGGTGGAACCTATAAGGGCGACACCGAAACCCCCGAGCAGTACATCCCCGCCCAGGGCTTCCCCGGCCGCGACTGGGAGGCCTGCATGACCATCAACGACACCTGGGGTTACAAGTCCTTTGACATGAACTTCAAGTCCTCTGAGACCCTTATCCGCAATCTCATCGACATCGCCTCCAAGGGCGGAAACTACCTGCTCAACATTGGCCCCGACTCCAAGGGGATCGTCCCTCAACCCGAGGTTGATCGCCTGCACGACATGGGCAAGTGGATGAAGGTTAACGGCGAAGCCATCTACGGAACCTCCGCGACCATCTTCGATGTCTCCACCGGAACCTTCAGCCAGACCGAAAAGGACCGCCGCGGAAATCCGAAGTTCACTCCCACCTGGGATTGGCGCTCCACCACCAAGGGCAACAAGGTGTACGTCGAGATCTTTGACTGGAAAGGGCATTTCCACGTCGACAAGATGCCTCGCAAGGTCACCGGAGCCTACCTGCTCGCGGACCCGGCCCACAAGGCGCTCAAGTTCACTCAGAACGGCAGTGCTCTTGATGTCGAGCTCCCGGCCAAAGCTCTCGACCCCATTGCCACCGTCCTGGTGCTCAACACCACCAAATAG
- the meaB gene encoding methylmalonyl Co-A mutase-associated GTPase MeaB has translation MDARRMVERLRAGDARALARAVSLVEDGVEGAGELLAECRKFTGNALRVGVTGSPGAGKSTLVDQMARWLRDQGKRVGVVAVDPTSPYTGGALLGDRIRMQSLATDEDVYVRSMASRGAMGGLAHAVGGVCDVIAASGREIVLIETVGVGQDEVEVAQLANVTVLVLVPGMGDEVQALKAGVMEVADIFVVNKSDCGGAEQVEAEIVAMQGLAERQDSWVAPVVRTVATTGEGIAGLMETVQRCAEVKRASAADRRSLRQAQDRLFDSASAALGVAQDETSFGITGAQLRLDHLGVAVKSIAGARDFYEMLGMKVSHEETVKHEQVRVAMLAMGESRLELLEPTHGDSVIGRFLAKRGEGLHHIALKVEDVDATFARLKENGVRLVNDEVRVGAGGHRYFFVHPASTGGVLMEIVGKG, from the coding sequence ATGGACGCGCGGCGGATGGTGGAACGATTGCGCGCGGGGGATGCCCGAGCTTTGGCGCGCGCTGTTTCTCTCGTAGAGGATGGCGTGGAAGGAGCCGGGGAACTTCTGGCGGAGTGCAGAAAATTTACTGGTAATGCTCTGAGGGTGGGGGTAACGGGTTCTCCGGGGGCGGGGAAGAGCACGTTGGTGGACCAGATGGCGCGATGGCTACGCGACCAGGGGAAGCGAGTGGGTGTCGTGGCAGTAGACCCGACGAGTCCTTATACCGGAGGCGCGTTGCTGGGCGACCGAATCAGGATGCAGTCGCTTGCGACAGATGAGGATGTTTATGTGCGGAGCATGGCATCGCGAGGTGCGATGGGCGGATTAGCCCATGCCGTGGGAGGGGTCTGCGATGTGATCGCGGCCTCGGGACGAGAGATCGTACTGATTGAGACGGTGGGCGTGGGGCAGGACGAGGTGGAGGTGGCCCAGCTGGCGAATGTGACGGTCCTGGTGCTGGTTCCGGGGATGGGGGATGAGGTACAAGCTCTGAAGGCCGGTGTGATGGAAGTTGCCGATATCTTCGTGGTGAATAAGAGCGACTGCGGTGGTGCGGAGCAGGTGGAGGCAGAGATCGTCGCCATGCAAGGACTGGCTGAGAGGCAAGATAGCTGGGTTGCTCCCGTAGTGCGGACGGTGGCGACGACGGGTGAGGGGATTGCCGGGCTGATGGAGACAGTACAGAGATGCGCGGAGGTGAAACGTGCTTCCGCGGCAGACCGCAGATCCCTACGACAAGCTCAGGACAGGCTCTTTGACTCCGCCTCAGCTGCGCTTGGAGTCGCTCAAGATGAGACATCTTTTGGTATTACAGGCGCGCAGTTGCGACTCGATCATCTGGGAGTGGCGGTGAAGAGTATCGCCGGCGCGCGCGATTTTTACGAGATGCTGGGGATGAAAGTCTCCCATGAAGAGACGGTGAAACATGAGCAGGTTCGTGTAGCGATGCTTGCAATGGGGGAGAGCCGATTGGAACTGCTGGAACCTACGCATGGGGATTCGGTGATCGGACGATTTCTGGCCAAACGAGGGGAGGGGCTGCATCACATCGCCCTGAAGGTGGAGGATGTGGATGCGACCTTTGCGCGACTGAAGGAGAATGGAGTGAGGTTAGTGAATGACGAGGTCCGCGTGGGTGCAGGTGGGCACAGGTATTTCTTTGTGCATCCGGCGAGCACTGGAGGCGTGCTGATGGAGATTGTAGGCAAGGGATGA
- a CDS encoding GNAT family N-acetyltransferase codes for MSDLGAVMALERGVEEAPHWNEEEYASTIRDEPGVVRRLLVIAEHAGELVGLAVGKVIDTGASAVAELESVVVAQEARRMGVGRALCEEVIAWARGEGAVDVELEVRSANAPARALYRNLGFVEVGVRKRYYHSPGDDAVLMNLNMA; via the coding sequence ATGAGCGACCTGGGAGCGGTGATGGCGCTGGAGCGAGGTGTAGAGGAAGCTCCACACTGGAATGAGGAGGAATATGCGTCTACTATTCGCGATGAACCTGGTGTTGTTCGTAGATTGCTTGTGATTGCAGAGCACGCAGGCGAATTAGTGGGGTTGGCTGTGGGCAAGGTGATCGACACGGGAGCTAGTGCTGTTGCAGAGTTGGAAAGTGTGGTGGTTGCCCAAGAGGCTCGCCGCATGGGAGTGGGGAGGGCGCTGTGCGAAGAGGTGATTGCCTGGGCTAGAGGTGAGGGAGCGGTAGACGTGGAGCTGGAGGTACGTTCTGCGAATGCTCCTGCGAGGGCTCTTTATAGGAACTTGGGCTTTGTCGAGGTGGGTGTGAGGAAGAGGTATTATCACTCGCCCGGGGATGATGCGGTGTTGATGAATCTCAATATGGCTTAG
- a CDS encoding TetR/AcrR family transcriptional regulator — MQYFRMVTKPPQPAHRKQRADAQQNRERILEIARRAFTLSGANISLDEVARQAGVGPGTLYRHFPTRETLLEAVYRSEVEKLAAAERELSTKMPPIEALRAWMLLFVDYIAAKHIIAPALNSLVGDCSKVFESSRDHIWRASHALVGRAIESGDIRDDLDPIDLLRALIGVSNVASGTDWQQSAKRLVDILILGSRPIS; from the coding sequence TTGCAATATTTTCGGATGGTCACGAAGCCTCCACAACCCGCACATCGCAAGCAGCGCGCCGATGCGCAACAAAATCGTGAGCGCATCCTGGAAATCGCCCGAAGAGCCTTCACCCTCTCTGGTGCAAATATCAGTCTGGACGAGGTCGCCAGGCAAGCAGGTGTGGGGCCAGGAACTCTCTATCGTCATTTTCCTACCCGAGAAACTCTGCTTGAAGCCGTCTATCGCTCCGAAGTAGAAAAACTAGCCGCCGCAGAGCGTGAGCTTTCTACAAAGATGCCCCCAATCGAGGCGTTGCGGGCATGGATGCTGCTCTTTGTCGATTACATCGCAGCAAAACATATCATCGCACCTGCCCTGAATTCGCTCGTTGGTGACTGCTCGAAGGTCTTCGAGTCATCCCGTGATCATATCTGGCGTGCAAGTCATGCGCTGGTCGGTCGAGCCATCGAGAGCGGCGATATACGCGACGATCTTGATCCAATCGATCTGCTTCGAGCCCTTATAGGCGTCTCTAACGTAGCCTCTGGGACAGACTGGCAACAGAGCGCAAAGAGACTGGTCGATATCCTCATCCTCGGCTCACGCCCCATCTCCTAA
- a CDS encoding SDR family NAD(P)-dependent oxidoreductase: MAKVFGATSTTEDVLSGVNLKGKRILVTGVSAGLGIETARSLAEHGAHVVGAARDLAKAEAATAQVRKDAAANAGGFEIVTLDLGSLKSVRAAADDLLTKGEPFDVIIANAGVMATPFEHTKDGFERQFGTNHLGHFVFVNRIAPLLRAGGRLINLSSGGHRFSNVNLDDPNFERTPYEPYVAYGRSKTANILFAVAFDKRHRERGVRAAAVHPGVIRTELTRYMDPAQFQARLDQIAQQLAAEGKELQWKTVAQGSATSVWAGVVARGEEIGGRYCENCHVSDIVPDDVVLSPVNEGVRGYALDSDSAEALWKKSEELVGESF, translated from the coding sequence ATGGCGAAGGTATTTGGCGCAACTTCAACCACGGAAGATGTTTTGTCCGGGGTAAATCTTAAAGGCAAGCGGATCTTGGTAACGGGTGTTTCGGCAGGACTCGGAATAGAGACGGCGCGATCGCTTGCAGAGCATGGAGCGCATGTGGTGGGCGCGGCACGGGATCTGGCGAAGGCAGAAGCAGCGACTGCTCAGGTACGAAAAGATGCGGCGGCCAATGCTGGAGGGTTCGAGATCGTCACACTCGATTTGGGTAGCTTGAAGAGCGTGCGCGCTGCCGCTGATGATCTGCTAACGAAGGGAGAGCCTTTCGATGTAATTATTGCCAATGCGGGAGTAATGGCTACTCCTTTTGAACATACGAAGGACGGTTTTGAAAGGCAGTTTGGCACGAACCATCTGGGACATTTTGTTTTTGTCAATCGGATTGCGCCACTTCTTCGCGCAGGCGGGAGGTTAATCAACCTGTCCTCGGGAGGCCACCGATTTTCTAATGTCAATCTTGATGATCCCAACTTTGAGCGAACGCCATACGAACCCTATGTCGCTTATGGGCGTTCAAAGACGGCCAACATTCTCTTTGCGGTCGCCTTCGATAAACGTCATCGAGAGCGCGGCGTGCGCGCAGCGGCGGTGCATCCGGGAGTCATACGAACAGAGTTGACTCGTTATATGGACCCTGCGCAGTTTCAGGCAAGGCTGGATCAGATCGCTCAGCAGCTAGCTGCAGAGGGTAAGGAGCTGCAATGGAAGACGGTTGCGCAGGGATCAGCAACTTCGGTGTGGGCTGGAGTTGTTGCTCGGGGTGAGGAGATTGGAGGCCGCTATTGCGAGAACTGCCATGTCAGTGACATCGTCCCGGATGATGTTGTTCTTAGTCCGGTTAACGAGGGAGTGCGTGGATATGCCCTGGATTCCGACAGTGCGGAGGCTCTCTGGAAGAAGAGTGAAGAGTTGGTAGGAGAGTCATTTTAG
- the tsaB gene encoding tRNA (adenosine(37)-N6)-threonylcarbamoyltransferase complex dimerization subunit type 1 TsaB: MMRLLLIDTCGGEGSVALAEGESPKVVASEVLPGRSASERLIPAIRQEMEDKGWRLSDLMAIVVVHGPGSFTGVRVGLSAAKGLCEAGRIPLIAVSRLALIANAVGKMEGEVCAVLDAGRGEFYCGVYAGQRKISESLLTAEEVARAAEGVSALVSCEPKVVEVLSALGPHLVGEPKADDALPFALEKIAREEFDDPATIDANYLRRTDLEIFAKVAKGASR; the protein is encoded by the coding sequence ATGATGCGGCTGTTGTTGATCGATACGTGTGGAGGCGAGGGGAGTGTGGCCCTGGCAGAGGGTGAATCTCCGAAGGTGGTGGCATCGGAGGTGTTGCCTGGGCGAAGCGCCTCGGAGAGGCTAATTCCGGCGATCCGGCAGGAGATGGAGGACAAGGGCTGGAGGCTGAGCGATCTGATGGCCATTGTGGTGGTGCATGGGCCAGGATCGTTTACTGGAGTGCGCGTAGGGCTGAGCGCAGCCAAAGGGCTATGCGAGGCAGGCAGGATTCCGCTGATTGCGGTTTCGCGACTGGCACTTATAGCGAATGCGGTGGGAAAGATGGAAGGCGAGGTCTGCGCGGTGCTGGATGCCGGCCGGGGGGAGTTCTACTGCGGAGTCTATGCGGGGCAGCGGAAGATCAGTGAGTCTCTTCTTACGGCCGAGGAGGTGGCAAGAGCTGCTGAAGGAGTGAGTGCGTTAGTGTCCTGTGAGCCGAAGGTGGTGGAGGTGTTGAGCGCTCTGGGCCCGCACCTGGTCGGGGAGCCGAAGGCAGACGATGCGTTGCCCTTTGCGCTGGAGAAGATTGCGCGAGAAGAGTTTGATGATCCGGCGACGATCGATGCGAACTACCTTCGCCGGACGGACCTGGAGATCTTTGCAAAGGTAGCGAAGGGCGCTTCACGGTGA